From a single Pseudoalteromonas nigrifaciens genomic region:
- a CDS encoding HAMP domain-containing sensor histidine kinase, with the protein MPAAMAEKYKAILNWRPNLISQFVMSMLLSLLPLSLVVIVFLNALNKQLAVTQQIVSNNYQVTKSFNILKQELNSLERATRQNWVLKSESLDTLIVDKWQASLQSIEDLTRIAPSKSHTAQWQRLTNTLQLAHTQLVEQKQQQVALFLPISDLLAELTLWLRDKSETQITNNQKEIAQLQTSFINWLVALIPLTLLVGGGFLWRISGRLKSLTKIIGKLGQGDWQQKIAVQGSAELVELGNKLQWVQAQLHILEQQKDTFLRHVTHELKTPLASMVEGTDLLSDEIVGPITKEQRAVLELISQSMVRLRTMIDSLLSYNAIRTSKDSVSEVEFNHLINKINSHFEHRLTAREQILIWHNNLPNKALALPGELIEMILVQLISNGLKFSQHGQAVSIALTFEHSKLKMAISDEGCGIKEHEKAHVFSAFYQGKHSKNVTLQGSGLGLTIVKESVEQLNGQLLIEQNEPQGCRFLITLPIITNQGVN; encoded by the coding sequence ATGCCAGCAGCGATGGCTGAAAAATACAAAGCAATACTTAATTGGCGCCCTAATTTAATTAGCCAGTTTGTAATGAGTATGCTGCTGTCGTTATTACCCTTATCGTTAGTGGTTATTGTATTTTTAAATGCGCTTAATAAGCAGTTAGCTGTAACTCAGCAAATTGTTAGTAATAACTACCAAGTAACTAAATCGTTTAATATTTTAAAACAAGAACTCAATAGTTTAGAGCGCGCTACTCGGCAAAATTGGGTACTAAAAAGTGAGTCACTCGATACGCTCATAGTTGATAAGTGGCAAGCATCGCTACAAAGTATTGAAGATCTTACACGTATAGCGCCCAGTAAAAGTCACACCGCACAATGGCAGCGTTTAACGAATACTCTGCAACTAGCACACACTCAACTTGTTGAACAAAAACAACAGCAGGTAGCCTTGTTTTTACCTATTAGCGATTTACTCGCCGAACTTACCTTATGGTTACGCGATAAAAGCGAAACCCAAATTACTAATAATCAAAAAGAAATAGCGCAGTTACAAACTTCATTTATTAACTGGCTGGTGGCGCTAATTCCGCTAACACTCTTAGTAGGAGGCGGTTTTTTGTGGCGTATAAGTGGCCGCTTAAAAAGCTTGACTAAAATTATTGGTAAATTAGGGCAAGGTGACTGGCAACAAAAAATAGCCGTGCAAGGCTCAGCAGAGCTAGTTGAATTAGGTAATAAATTACAATGGGTGCAAGCTCAGTTACATATACTTGAGCAGCAAAAAGACACCTTTTTACGCCACGTTACCCACGAACTTAAAACACCTCTAGCCTCAATGGTCGAGGGCACCGACTTGCTCAGCGATGAAATAGTTGGCCCTATAACTAAAGAGCAACGCGCTGTACTTGAGCTTATTAGCCAGTCTATGGTGCGCCTTCGTACTATGATTGACAGCCTACTTAGTTATAACGCGATTCGTACTAGTAAAGACAGCGTAAGTGAGGTTGAGTTTAATCATTTAATTAATAAAATTAATAGTCATTTTGAGCACCGCCTAACAGCCCGAGAGCAAATCCTTATTTGGCATAACAACTTACCTAATAAGGCGCTTGCGTTACCTGGGGAGTTAATTGAAATGATTTTAGTGCAATTAATTTCTAATGGCTTAAAGTTTTCACAACACGGGCAGGCAGTATCTATAGCGTTAACCTTTGAGCACAGTAAGCTAAAAATGGCGATAAGCGACGAGGGATGCGGAATTAAAGAGCACGAAAAAGCACATGTTTTTAGCGCATTTTATCAAGGTAAGCATAGCAAAAATGTTACGCTACAAGGCAGTGGCTTAGGCTTAACTATTGTTAAAGAGTCAGTAGAGCAATTAAACGGACAATTATTAATAGAGCAAAATGAACCCCAAGGTTGTCGATTTTTAATTACGCTTCCCATAATAACAAATCAAGGAGTTAACTAG
- a CDS encoding EF-hand domain-containing protein, producing MKNISYIALVALSICSTPSFASSNNIAKQFEKFDRNQNGLLSRAETASDPALWSRFASYDKDKDGHLSLSEFTLYASQ from the coding sequence ATGAAAAATATAAGCTATATAGCGCTCGTTGCGCTTAGTATTTGTAGCACACCAAGCTTTGCCAGCAGCAATAACATTGCCAAGCAATTTGAAAAATTTGATCGTAACCAAAACGGCTTATTAAGCCGAGCAGAAACAGCCAGTGACCCTGCCCTATGGTCTCGTTTTGCAAGTTACGATAAAGACAAAGACGGCCACCTTTCTTTAAGCGAATTTACACTTTATGCAAGTCAGTAA
- a CDS encoding YgjV family protein yields MSWEYLGYIASALLVASLTMTDVVKLRWYNLFGCIAFTIYGLAIGAVPVAFTNGLLAFVNAYHIFKLYRNKQPEPKKD; encoded by the coding sequence TTGAGTTGGGAATATTTAGGTTATATAGCATCTGCTTTACTGGTTGCATCGTTAACAATGACCGACGTGGTAAAGCTGCGTTGGTATAATTTATTTGGGTGTATCGCCTTTACTATTTATGGCTTAGCTATTGGTGCAGTACCCGTTGCCTTTACTAACGGCTTACTCGCGTTTGTAAACGCGTATCATATTTTTAAATTATACCGTAATAAACAGCCAGAGCCTAAAAAGGATTAG
- a CDS encoding amidohydrolase produces MPLKKIIKPLLLACLCAGSSLAVAQTKVIYNANGYTPLYKGEVQQFSTLVIKNGKVVKLGGDTLKNSFPDAKLIDAHGNTLLPGLIDAHGHIIGLGNNLSQLDLRGALSIDEVTNKLKVFANNKQGWIIGRGWNQELWQKKQFPTAADLDKVVSDRPIVLSRIDGHAIWVNSKALELAGITANTQSPEGGEIIKDEFGNPTGIFVDKAESLIKQFMPKPSKQTLSDSLDAAGNHLLSLGITSTHDAGIDKTTWELYKERGELGNLPLRIVAMLSGASPDLKTMLKAGRYQDANDFMSIRSVKVYADGALGSRGAALIEDYADRKNHHGLMLETQQKLEELFTLSFKSGFSANTHAIGDKANHVVLDAYKNVFKATGGILLRNRMEHAQIVTLDDIKRFKTLKIIPSMQPVHATSDMHMAEQRLSEKQLAGAYAWQTFLKQGSVIAAGSDYPIELANPFDGLYATITRMDHNQQPTQGWRASEVLSREDALRAFTLGGAYAAHQEFKVGSLEQGKWADFILIDKDYFKAPVDELYKINVLQTWIAGKLRYEKEAVTAQ; encoded by the coding sequence ATGCCACTCAAAAAAATAATCAAACCTTTGCTACTCGCTTGCCTTTGCGCAGGCTCAAGCCTTGCGGTTGCGCAAACTAAAGTTATTTACAACGCCAACGGCTACACACCTTTGTACAAAGGTGAAGTGCAGCAGTTTTCTACTTTAGTTATAAAAAACGGTAAAGTAGTTAAACTTGGCGGCGATACGCTGAAAAATAGCTTTCCAGATGCCAAGCTTATTGACGCTCATGGCAATACGCTATTACCGGGTTTAATTGACGCACACGGTCACATTATTGGTTTAGGCAATAACCTGTCACAATTAGATTTACGCGGTGCGCTTTCTATTGATGAAGTTACTAATAAACTCAAGGTATTTGCAAATAACAAACAAGGTTGGATTATTGGCCGTGGCTGGAATCAAGAGCTGTGGCAAAAAAAGCAGTTTCCTACCGCTGCCGATTTAGATAAAGTAGTGAGCGATCGCCCTATTGTACTATCGAGAATTGATGGCCACGCTATTTGGGTAAATAGCAAAGCCCTAGAGCTTGCGGGCATTACTGCAAACACCCAATCGCCAGAAGGCGGCGAAATTATTAAAGACGAATTTGGCAATCCTACTGGTATATTTGTAGATAAAGCAGAATCGTTAATTAAACAATTTATGCCAAAACCATCAAAACAAACTCTTAGTGACTCTTTAGATGCTGCCGGTAATCATTTATTAAGTTTAGGGATTACCTCAACCCATGATGCGGGTATAGATAAAACCACTTGGGAATTATACAAAGAACGCGGTGAACTAGGCAATTTACCACTGCGTATTGTGGCAATGCTCAGTGGCGCGAGTCCTGATTTAAAAACCATGTTAAAAGCAGGTCGATACCAAGATGCCAACGACTTTATGTCTATTCGCAGCGTTAAGGTTTATGCTGATGGCGCATTAGGTTCGCGTGGCGCGGCGCTAATTGAGGATTATGCCGATAGAAAAAACCACCATGGCTTAATGCTCGAAACCCAGCAAAAACTAGAAGAGTTATTTACGCTTAGTTTTAAAAGCGGTTTTAGTGCCAACACCCATGCAATTGGCGACAAAGCTAACCACGTTGTATTAGATGCTTATAAAAATGTATTTAAAGCAACCGGCGGAATTTTACTACGTAACCGTATGGAGCATGCACAAATAGTAACGCTTGATGATATTAAGCGCTTTAAAACATTAAAAATTATTCCTTCAATGCAACCAGTGCATGCCACCTCTGATATGCACATGGCAGAGCAACGCTTAAGCGAAAAGCAATTAGCGGGTGCTTATGCATGGCAAACCTTTTTAAAACAAGGGTCAGTGATTGCAGCAGGATCTGACTACCCAATAGAATTGGCAAATCCTTTTGATGGCTTGTATGCAACAATTACTCGTATGGATCACAACCAACAACCAACCCAGGGCTGGCGCGCTAGCGAAGTATTAAGCCGTGAAGACGCACTGCGTGCTTTTACCCTAGGCGGCGCTTATGCAGCGCATCAAGAGTTTAAAGTGGGTAGTTTAGAGCAAGGAAAGTGGGCCGACTTTATTTTAATAGATAAAGATTATTTTAAAGCCCCGGTTGATGAACTATATAAAATAAACGTATTACAAACATGGATTGCAGGCAAACTTCGTTACGAAAAAGAGGCTGTGACTGCGCAATAA
- a CDS encoding multifunctional CCA addition/repair protein, protein MDKALEQVYLVGGAVRDLLLKRASNDNDYVVIGETPQTMEALGFVPIGSDFPVYLHPKTKEEYALGRTERKSGKGYTGFVVDASPDVTLEEDLARRDLTINSMALDANDNIIDPFNGQQDLKDKILRHTTDAFVEDPVRVLRIARFLARFGSEWRIHPSTYALMQQLKQQGELNHLVPERVWLETEKALGEKHPELYFQALQGLGIFPELEKMVNVPQPKQHHPEGDVFVHTMLVLRRAADLNFDLATRFAALTHDFGKAISFKKRGNLRGHERDGVAVVEQFCERLKIPNCFRDIGVLTSDNHTLCHTLEQLRPETVHKLIVTNLNALVHPQRFIAFTQACQCDAQGRGETLVDKPYPQAAKLRAIHAELLKLDKKQVVQAALNSGKKGPEIGEEVKQAEINCVKAFLTREKQAQ, encoded by the coding sequence GTGGATAAAGCATTGGAGCAGGTTTACCTAGTTGGTGGTGCAGTGCGTGATTTACTGCTAAAAAGAGCATCAAATGACAACGATTATGTTGTTATTGGCGAAACGCCACAGACAATGGAAGCGTTAGGCTTTGTGCCAATAGGTAGCGACTTTCCGGTTTACTTACACCCAAAAACCAAAGAAGAATATGCACTTGGGCGCACTGAGCGAAAAAGTGGTAAAGGCTATACCGGTTTTGTGGTTGATGCCAGCCCAGATGTGACTCTAGAGGAAGACTTAGCCAGACGTGATTTAACTATAAACTCTATGGCGCTCGATGCTAACGACAATATAATTGACCCATTTAACGGCCAACAAGACCTTAAAGATAAAATACTGCGCCATACAACAGATGCATTTGTAGAAGACCCAGTGCGGGTGTTGCGTATAGCTCGCTTTTTAGCCCGTTTTGGCAGCGAGTGGCGTATACATCCGAGCACTTATGCACTAATGCAACAGCTTAAGCAGCAAGGCGAGCTTAATCATTTAGTGCCAGAGCGAGTATGGTTAGAGACCGAAAAAGCCCTGGGTGAAAAGCATCCCGAACTTTATTTTCAAGCGTTGCAAGGCTTAGGGATTTTTCCCGAGCTTGAGAAAATGGTTAATGTGCCGCAACCTAAACAACATCACCCCGAGGGTGATGTGTTTGTGCATACCATGTTAGTACTTAGGCGTGCAGCCGATTTGAATTTTGATTTAGCAACGCGTTTTGCTGCATTAACTCACGACTTTGGTAAAGCGATCAGTTTTAAAAAACGCGGTAATTTACGTGGCCATGAACGAGATGGGGTTGCTGTAGTTGAACAGTTTTGTGAACGTTTAAAAATACCTAATTGCTTTCGCGATATTGGCGTACTTACTAGCGATAATCACACTCTTTGTCATACATTAGAGCAATTAAGGCCCGAAACGGTTCATAAGTTAATTGTGACTAATTTAAACGCCTTGGTTCATCCACAACGTTTTATTGCTTTTACTCAAGCATGCCAATGCGATGCACAAGGGCGCGGCGAAACACTCGTAGATAAACCTTACCCGCAAGCAGCTAAGCTGCGTGCTATTCATGCAGAACTATTAAAGCTAGATAAAAAACAAGTGGTACAAGCTGCACTTAACAGCGGCAAAAAAGGCCCAGAAATAGGCGAGGAAGTTAAACAAGCGGAAATAAACTGTGTAAAAGCGTTTTTAACACGAGAAAAACAGGCACAGTGA
- the pdsS gene encoding proteobacterial dedicated sortase system histidine kinase → MLRFGLRSKFILLSCFLFLLPWLGYEYVWEMEKFLRQGQEKTLVGTTRALATALHERPALFDQQTSFLDQVVKGRDLYAYNLKNPIQLDGKLTDWESYQALFWQYDKRYLQKTDNKHQASDLSFEHMVGKFDNYLYALFKVTDNQLVYRPKNSLSITNNDHLKIGLKTPDGQFNRYIIAPRQDGWVNAFNADSKVPFTKIQGYFSSTAAGYNIELRFPISMLGNKLGFAIVDVDNKEPLLEPKIMSTSNLNNPSDLGSVLVPSPEINRILKGMGHSGSRIWVVDKHHRVLAQSGSIHHADGVWADGLANQAPETWWQQFEQNYLHPLYYKILTRPENEFLDTLHDVAAMQGSHLAKALKGQPASSWRLTPDSKAVILSAAYPIWIQDKVIGAVIAEETTNGVRTLRNKSLEKLFNVILAVMLIGTVTLFFFASRISSRIRRLRDTAEQAIDAQGRVTGSINYSDANDEIGDLSRSFANIVSRLGGYTNYLENMSSRLSHELRTPVAVVRSSLENLQMQPQSELSQKYLDRASEGVERLGKIITTMSEATRLEQSIQSNEPEPFDLQKVISGCMQGYQLTYPKQLFTLDICQAALPMQGAPEFIAQLLDKLINNAIEFSHAEKPISVSLKQNDSAAILTVGNYGPLLPAGLTEHIFDSMVSVRSQQMQQQPHLGLGLYIVRLVCDYHNASVTAKNNQQGDGVVFTVSLPLVK, encoded by the coding sequence TTAGTAGGCACTACCCGTGCCCTCGCCACTGCCCTGCATGAACGCCCTGCATTATTTGATCAGCAAACTAGTTTTTTAGATCAAGTTGTAAAGGGCCGCGATCTATACGCGTACAACCTTAAAAATCCTATTCAACTCGATGGTAAGCTCACAGATTGGGAGAGCTATCAGGCATTATTTTGGCAATACGACAAACGCTACTTACAAAAAACCGACAACAAGCATCAAGCCAGCGATCTGTCGTTTGAGCACATGGTAGGAAAGTTTGATAATTACCTTTATGCACTGTTTAAAGTAACTGATAACCAACTCGTTTATCGGCCAAAAAACAGTTTAAGTATTACTAATAACGACCATTTAAAAATTGGCTTAAAAACACCTGATGGGCAGTTTAACCGCTATATTATTGCGCCACGGCAAGATGGCTGGGTAAACGCTTTTAATGCAGATAGCAAAGTACCCTTTACAAAAATTCAGGGCTATTTTAGCAGTACGGCGGCTGGCTACAATATTGAGCTACGCTTTCCTATTAGTATGCTTGGCAATAAGCTTGGCTTTGCCATTGTTGATGTAGATAACAAAGAGCCCTTGTTAGAACCTAAAATAATGTCGACCTCAAATTTAAATAACCCCAGCGATTTAGGTTCAGTACTTGTGCCCTCTCCCGAAATTAATCGTATTTTAAAAGGCATGGGCCACAGTGGCAGCCGTATTTGGGTGGTCGATAAGCATCATAGAGTATTAGCACAATCGGGCTCGATTCATCATGCCGATGGCGTATGGGCTGACGGCCTTGCCAATCAAGCTCCTGAAACTTGGTGGCAACAGTTTGAGCAAAACTACTTGCATCCCCTTTATTATAAAATTTTAACACGCCCCGAAAACGAATTTTTAGATACTCTGCACGACGTAGCAGCTATGCAAGGCAGTCATTTAGCCAAAGCACTAAAAGGCCAGCCTGCATCATCGTGGCGATTAACCCCCGACAGTAAAGCCGTTATTTTATCGGCTGCTTACCCTATTTGGATCCAAGATAAAGTAATTGGCGCGGTAATAGCCGAGGAAACTACCAATGGCGTACGTACACTGCGTAATAAATCGCTCGAAAAATTATTTAACGTTATTTTAGCCGTGATGCTTATTGGCACAGTAACGTTATTCTTTTTTGCCTCTCGAATATCGAGCCGTATTAGGCGTTTGCGCGATACTGCAGAGCAAGCTATAGATGCACAAGGGCGAGTTACTGGCAGTATTAATTACAGCGATGCTAATGACGAAATTGGCGATCTATCACGCAGTTTTGCTAATATAGTCAGCCGCCTTGGTGGCTATACCAACTATTTAGAAAATATGTCGTCGCGGTTATCGCACGAGCTGCGTACACCTGTTGCGGTAGTGCGCTCATCGCTCGAAAACCTACAAATGCAACCACAAAGCGAGCTGAGTCAAAAGTACTTAGATCGTGCCAGTGAAGGCGTTGAACGCTTAGGTAAAATTATTACCACCATGAGCGAAGCCACTCGCTTAGAACAAAGTATTCAAAGCAATGAGCCTGAGCCATTCGACTTACAAAAAGTAATAAGTGGCTGCATGCAGGGCTACCAGCTTACTTACCCTAAGCAGCTGTTTACACTTGATATATGCCAAGCTGCGCTTCCTATGCAAGGCGCACCAGAGTTTATAGCGCAACTGCTCGATAAGTTAATTAATAATGCAATTGAATTTAGCCACGCAGAAAAGCCAATTAGTGTTAGCTTAAAACAAAACGACAGTGCAGCAATTTTAACCGTAGGTAATTATGGTCCATTATTACCTGCAGGTTTAACTGAGCATATTTTTGATTCTATGGTGTCGGTGCGTAGCCAGCAAATGCAGCAACAGCCACATTTAGGATTAGGACTCTATATTGTAAGGTTGGTGTGCGACTACCATAATGCCAGTGTAACCGCTAAAAACAATCAACAGGGCGATGGCGTAGTGTTTACTGTAAGCCTGCCATTAGTTAAGTAA
- a CDS encoding FlgO family outer membrane protein → MLSKKISLTLSALFTLSLSACSSHPVYNGHAPHNDYSHNKRHVQNDSPRVSNWQFPEKNYRPINSSKLLSNYTEQLAMKLIENMNYINSNTPIAITSFVNLDDNLQTTNIFGNHLAESFITELQEFGLSVVDYKHTGTVHVTPNGDFSFSRNGREIKGYPHIEYTLTGTLTYTNRGVIVNARIIGAKSKVVVSSAKGFVPSFVVESLYPTRRVDGIALDAIL, encoded by the coding sequence ATGTTATCTAAAAAAATATCTCTTACTTTATCGGCACTTTTTACCCTTTCACTTTCAGCTTGTTCTAGTCACCCTGTTTACAATGGTCACGCTCCTCATAATGACTATTCTCATAACAAAAGGCACGTTCAAAATGACTCGCCTCGCGTGAGTAACTGGCAGTTTCCAGAAAAAAATTACCGCCCAATAAATAGCAGTAAATTACTTAGTAATTACACCGAACAATTAGCCATGAAGCTAATTGAAAATATGAATTACATAAATAGTAATACCCCTATTGCCATTACTTCTTTTGTAAATTTAGATGATAACCTACAAACAACTAATATTTTTGGTAACCATTTAGCTGAGAGCTTTATTACTGAACTACAAGAGTTTGGATTATCTGTTGTAGATTACAAACACACAGGAACTGTACATGTAACCCCAAATGGCGACTTTTCATTTAGTCGTAATGGTCGAGAAATTAAAGGCTACCCGCATATTGAATACACTTTGACTGGCACACTTACTTATACCAATCGCGGTGTTATTGTAAACGCACGTATTATTGGCGCTAAGTCAAAGGTAGTGGTGTCTTCGGCTAAAGGATTTGTGCCTAGTTTTGTGGTTGAGTCGTTATATCCCACTCGCCGCGTTGACGGCATAGCGCTTGACGCAATCTTATAA
- a CDS encoding DUF1543 domain-containing protein: MQLFMVYLGGRIQGCHIEMHDIRFVVGQNIEQTYTKLKSQWVGDKNSVHMDSYMAINHIDGYKVTVSDTPVEQTKQLYFVNLGAYRSDLMAEQHDFALYVASSSQEAKQRAKNDLLAGFSHIHKDDLHDVDDCFAIDLLDSQLSIKLTPSGQAQKIKPDWFGYHVL, encoded by the coding sequence ATGCAGTTATTTATGGTGTATTTAGGTGGGCGAATTCAGGGCTGTCATATAGAAATGCACGACATTCGTTTTGTAGTTGGGCAAAACATTGAGCAAACCTATACTAAATTAAAAAGCCAATGGGTGGGCGACAAAAACAGCGTGCATATGGATAGCTATATGGCAATTAACCACATAGATGGTTATAAAGTTACAGTAAGCGACACGCCCGTTGAGCAAACTAAACAGCTTTACTTTGTAAACTTAGGCGCCTACAGAAGCGATTTAATGGCTGAGCAACACGACTTTGCACTGTATGTAGCAAGCAGTAGTCAAGAGGCCAAACAGCGCGCTAAAAACGATTTACTCGCTGGCTTTAGCCATATTCATAAAGATGATTTACACGACGTAGACGATTGCTTTGCAATAGATTTACTCGACAGCCAGCTTAGTATAAAACTGACCCCAAGTGGGCAAGCACAAAAAATTAAACCTGATTGGTTTGGTTATCATGTACTTTAA
- a CDS encoding EF-hand domain-containing protein, whose amino-acid sequence MSNRFLIIMPIVALGFLSANALAMDVQATFNELDKDSNGTLSEAEAGEDAVLHENFSQIDTDQNGQLSLDEFKQFIK is encoded by the coding sequence ATGAGTAATCGCTTTTTAATTATTATGCCAATCGTTGCGCTAGGCTTTTTGAGCGCTAACGCGCTGGCAATGGATGTACAAGCTACTTTTAATGAACTTGATAAAGACAGTAACGGTACTCTCAGCGAAGCTGAAGCTGGTGAGGACGCTGTACTTCATGAAAACTTTTCACAAATAGATACTGATCAAAATGGTCAGTTGTCGCTAGATGAGTTTAAACAGTTTATTAAGTAA
- a CDS encoding sigma 54-interacting transcriptional regulator produces the protein MPAIKPQGAKVLLVDDDASLLKLLAIRIESKGYEVTTCESGLIALQILKSQVFDAVVTDLRMDEMDGMALHRQLQSRYPALPVIMMTAHGSIPDAVEATKQGIFAFITKPIDKDELFDSLAKAIEIHGVNADEIIPTSNIVTRSGAMLHLLEQVKLLGPTQVNVLISGASGTGKELLAQAIHQHSHVSKGPFVAINCGAVPGELLESELFGHKKGSFTGAIKDHQGLFQQAEGGTLFLDEIGDMPLNLQVKLLRVLQEKTIRPVGFQEEIAIDVRIVSATHKNLPEAIINQQFREDLYYRLNVVNLKLPPLCERREDISLLAQYFSASIAKRMKQSEKHFANDAMHALVRYDWPGNIRQLQNVVEQVVALTPSEVISEHLVLSALNSNEKNVEPLSLNDAKKEFERDYVINTLKMAGGNVAEGAKLAKRNRSDFYKLIKKHNIDVDNLA, from the coding sequence ATGCCAGCAATAAAACCGCAAGGTGCAAAAGTATTATTAGTGGATGACGATGCCAGCTTATTAAAATTGCTCGCTATTCGTATCGAATCAAAAGGCTACGAGGTTACCACCTGCGAGAGCGGCCTAATTGCGTTACAAATATTAAAAAGCCAAGTGTTCGATGCCGTAGTAACCGACCTGCGCATGGACGAAATGGATGGCATGGCACTGCACCGCCAATTGCAAAGCCGCTATCCGGCATTGCCCGTTATTATGATGACAGCGCATGGCTCTATTCCTGATGCGGTAGAGGCTACCAAACAAGGCATTTTTGCATTTATTACCAAACCAATAGATAAAGACGAGTTATTCGACAGCTTAGCAAAAGCGATAGAAATACACGGCGTAAATGCCGATGAAATAATACCCACTAGCAATATAGTTACCCGTAGCGGCGCTATGCTACATTTGCTAGAGCAAGTTAAACTGCTAGGGCCAACGCAAGTTAACGTATTAATATCGGGAGCCAGTGGTACGGGTAAAGAGTTATTAGCTCAAGCTATTCATCAGCATAGCCATGTAAGTAAAGGCCCATTTGTAGCGATAAACTGCGGCGCAGTACCGGGTGAACTGCTAGAGTCAGAATTATTTGGTCATAAAAAAGGTTCGTTTACTGGGGCAATAAAAGATCACCAAGGACTGTTTCAACAAGCTGAGGGAGGCACCTTATTTTTAGATGAAATAGGTGATATGCCGCTTAATTTACAAGTTAAGTTACTGCGCGTATTGCAAGAAAAAACCATACGTCCAGTCGGCTTTCAAGAAGAAATAGCCATAGATGTTCGCATTGTATCGGCAACTCATAAAAACCTCCCCGAAGCGATTATAAATCAGCAGTTTAGGGAGGATTTATACTACCGCTTAAACGTGGTTAATTTAAAACTCCCTCCTTTGTGCGAGCGTCGCGAAGATATAAGTCTACTTGCACAATACTTTAGCGCCAGTATTGCAAAGCGAATGAAGCAAAGCGAAAAACACTTTGCCAACGACGCCATGCACGCACTCGTGCGTTACGACTGGCCAGGTAATATTCGCCAACTTCAAAACGTGGTAGAGCAAGTTGTAGCACTTACCCCAAGCGAAGTTATTTCAGAGCATTTAGTGCTAAGTGCATTAAATAGCAACGAAAAAAATGTAGAGCCATTGTCGCTAAACGACGCTAAAAAAGAATTTGAACGCGACTACGTAATAAACACCCTTAAAATGGCTGGTGGAAATGTCGCCGAAGGCGCAAAACTAGCTAAACGTAACCGTTCAGATTTTTATAAACTGATTAAAAAGCACAATATAGATGTTGATAATTTAGCTTAA